The stretch of DNA ttaataattagattATAATAATCTTAACATACAAAAATAAGTGTATTATTAACGTGGGATTCTTATTTTTActtctttttttcattttatgcTGTTATTTAACAAAATTACATTTATATGTGATTTTCTTAATGTATAAAACCTTGCTCGACATTCAAATTGTCTATATTATCTtgttttattgaaaatatattattaattaaactaaattgatttgatttttaataattttattttattggtaACTGAATCAAGTGATTACACAATTACAAAttcacaaaatatttaataaactagaaaaattattaaaaaattatgattCTAACTAGCGAATATAATAGGACACTGGGACTATACCTTTGAATATACCATGCTATTAttaagaaataatattttttctttaataattaaaatatctaGTGATATAAATTGATGtaaaatgttttaaaattttgaactaTGTCAATATTTGTACAATTCAtttaaatcatgatatttttttggtgtaaaaaaaattaaagattttcaatattaacatttaaaataatatggTAATATTGAAGACTATTTATCATGCAAAAGTTTTTCTCATTATTAAATTTATCTAAACAAAATTGATTACTTCTTTTTGTATTTATTATATGTGATATGAAAGTTAATTTATATCTGGTAACTTTTTTTTCACAAAGACTCCTTTAATATAGTCtaacattttaattttatgagacgTATTATCGATCGACATATAAACTGTGAGTATGAATCATATAAACTCATTTAATATATAGATATTTGTGAGGTTATCCGACACAAAactttctttgttttttttcaaaatatgagAGTAAATAGAAAATgtgtaaatttaaaataataaattgtatGTGAAAccttaatttattataaataaataatttgtatatgagttgattttaaaatccaaaaaaaattattattattattattattattattattattatataaatacataCACCTTGGCTTAGCGGCGGTTGTGCGATAAAAATCGATTCTTTCTTTTGTTTTGACCAAATCTGAATTCTTCAGTGCTTTTAGCTCTGAACCCACCGATCGATCAGTATTCCATACGCTCACATACACGAGTCTTCGTCAATGAATTTGGATGCCATTCTTACATACATATATGCAGCCGCTCTTTTCTTGATCATCATCGGCGGAGCTGTTTTCTTCACTCGCGCATTACGTAAATGCCCTCCCGAAGGCCCTATTAATGATGCTGAACCCCTTTCATTAATTCTGTTCAAATCCTTCTCAGCACCACCCTTTCTCTTTCGTGACCCTCCACATTTTACGTTCTTTTATTTAGCATTTTTTTGTCGGAATTGGAGGGTTTTTTGTTATTTAGTTGATGTTGCTTTTGTATGTAAGACTGGAATTCGGAACACTTCTCGTTCTTGTAGACTCCGGGGTTTCACTTTTCTGTTTTTCAACTGATTTGAGGGGAGAGCCCTGAAGAGTTTTTGGGTTTGATTgattttttaatgtgttattcatACTTCATAGGGTGGAGAGCCCCGCCCTGCCATTCTTTTTAGTTCATCAAGAATTGATTTCTGtcgaattctttttttttttaaaggattaatttctatcttttctttgaaacaaaaccccttatttttcGTGGGTTTTAGTTTATGTTTGGAACATCTTGTTTTTAGTAAGGATTGAAGTTAATCCGGAAGTTGGTTGGAATGAAGAGGGTGAATGAGAATGATGAGGGGATGACTAAAAACTCGGGGGTTTTCAAGAAAGGTAGATTCATGAATGGGATTGAGGAATATGATGGCGTTTCCGAAGGGACTCAAGGTGAAGAAGAGAGAGTTTTTGCTGAGAATGGAGCGATAGTCTCGGCGGAAATGGATGGAAGACGGGGCTCTATGGACAATGAAGTTTCTGGAAATTTCGGAAATTCAAGTCTTGGTGGCCCGAATCGAGCCGGCAAATCTGACTTTGATTTGATGTTTGGGCATAGTGAACAGCGGGAAGATATTGATCTCAACGTTCCAGTTTTTCAAGGATTTACTCAGGAAGGACCCGTGATTGATCAGAGGAGAACAGAAATTATTAACCTTGTATCGGATGATAGTGATGATGAGGTGGTGATTGTGGGATCTGTTAGTGGTACTGGAGCGAAGGGTAAACAAAAGGAAATACCAATGTCTTCTGGTGGCATGGAAAGTTTGAACCATGGATTAGAGATAAATCTTGTGGATAATTTTGTTGATGAAAATGGTCCAGTAACTGGTGATGAGAGGAATTATGCTGGTGAAGAAGAGGGGATGGCTAATATGGACATTTCGTGGTTATCACTCAACAGTTTCTATCCGAATGATGTTGAAGTTATAGCCAGACAACCAGAAGCATTGCCTGCAATACCGGATCAGTTTGAGCTAGAGTTGAGATATGAAGAGGAAGCATCAAGACGTAGAGCAGAAGCGACCCAAGCAATACTGAGACGAACTGCCAAACGATTTGCTCGTCCGAACTATCTTGGTGAGAGTAGTGGAAACAGAATGTCTGATCAGGGAAAGAATTCTCCTGGCCCTTTTGCAGAAGTGCTTAAATTGGTTAGAGAAATGACTTCTAAGGGAGAATCTCAGGATGTAATCGAGTGGAAGCCATCAGTCGAAAATCTGGATCATAGGATTAGTGCTCGACTTGTTCCTTCTCTGTTGGACTTATCGGTGAAAGCTCTTGCAGAAAATGCTGAGGGACTAGTATCGCTTGAACTGGTACCTGATATGCTTCGTAGAAGATTAACAGACTTGTTGTGTGATACTTGTAGAATGAGTGTCCATGTTTTGAATCTTCTTGTGAAAGGATATCCAACTGAGATAAGGATAAAGAATTGTTCATGGTTAACTGATAAACAATTTCATCAGGCATTTAACAATTGTCAGACAAAAAATTTGATGGTAACTTGTCTTGCTCTTTCTTTTAGTTTGTGCTTTATTTATACCGTTCTAAGGTTTTCTTTTGAAGTGTACGAGCATAGTTGCATCTttcttatattatatttatgaaaGGCCTTGTATTTTCAATTTGGATTATCTTAATATTCCCCTTCTCACAAATTGGagaatcaaattaattattttgcaATATTGATGTAGGTGCTTCAACTTGACCTCTGTGGACAAATCATGCTTGATCTAGCATTTAGGGATATGTTATCTCGATCCTCAAATAAGTTTTCTAGTTTAGCTATTATATCCCTTAGAGGTGCTTGCCGTTTATCAGACAGTGGACTTAAAGAACTTGTTTTAGCTGCACCGAATCTGCTATCTATTAATTTGGGACAGTGCCCCATTCTCACCTGTGATGGCATCAATAATATAGCGGATCTGTTGGGACCGAATTTGAGAGAACTCTATATAGATGATTGTCCGAAAATAGACGCGATGCTGATTCTTCCTGCTTTCAGAAAGTTCAAATGTTTGGAAGTGTTGTCTGTTGGAGAAATTCAAGGTGTAACAGATGAGTTTGTCAGTGAATTGATTAATTCTTGTGGACATAGTATTAAGGAATTTGATTTTGCTAATTGCCAGTAAGTTAATTTTACTTTATTTTCCAGACATCAGAATGTTTAATAGCAATTTCAAAATTAGTTTATGTTCTGACTATTATACTGCAGGGAATTGACTGATTGCTCTCTCAAAACTATTGGGAGCAAATGTGTTGATCTACGTTCTTTGAATGTATCGTACCTGCATAACTTGACAGACTTGGGAATGGAACACCTCGCCAACAGTTGTAAATCAATGCAAAAGCTCAAACTTTGCCGCAATGGGTTCAGGTTTTTGCTGATTTTCTGTTTTTTGCCCACTACAAACAAGTCTGGTTCGGTTTTACATGGCATTGGATTCTTGTGTGATTTTTAGTGATACAATACAATCAGCATTTGATTTAATGAAATGATGTACTTAAACATAGCGATCTCATATTTGAAACTGATCTCGACTTTATCATTTTACCATGTACTTAGTCAACTTGTTTTagaattgttatatatattagtTAAAGCTACAGATAAATTTCTGGTTGGAAGTATCAGACTATCAGCTGTGCCTCGCTCCCTGAATATAATTAACTTTTTGAGGAATCAAACTATATTTCTTAGACTTTACTTGCTCTCTGAATGATTCTTGGTGGTGAACAAATATTTTCCTAGTCTTTCCCGACCAGTAATcaaatcttttttatttttaattttagcgATGAAGCTATAGCATCTTTTCTGGAAAGCTGTGGAGGATCTTTAACAGAACTGTCGTTAAATAACGTGAGAAAGGTACAAAATACCTCTCTGATTCCTACGTTAATTACACTAAGTGGTATTGGGCTTTATATATGTGACTTGGCCATGGCACAAGCAACTCGCCAAGAACACTTGTCGACACCCCATTACCTCATTTTTTCctactttttttcttttcagcctcttttttttttctttatatgTTTATACATATCGAATCCTGATTTCCCGTGTATTATAGGTTGGACCAAACACAGCCTTTTCCCTCGCCAAGTGTTCAAGAAAGTTGTTGAGTTTGGATTTATCATGGTGCCGTGGAATCACAGATGAAAGTGTTGGATTGATCGTAGATAGCTGCTCATCATTGAAGCTGCTTAAGGTGTTTGGTTGTAAGCAGGTAACACTCAACAGTATTGTTTTTCCTTGTAGCAAAGGTTCCAA from Primulina eburnea isolate SZY01 chromosome 6, ASM2296580v1, whole genome shotgun sequence encodes:
- the LOC140834348 gene encoding uncharacterized protein, which produces MKRVNENDEGMTKNSGVFKKGRFMNGIEEYDGVSEGTQGEEERVFAENGAIVSAEMDGRRGSMDNEVSGNFGNSSLGGPNRAGKSDFDLMFGHSEQREDIDLNVPVFQGFTQEGPVIDQRRTEIINLVSDDSDDEVVIVGSVSGTGAKGKQKEIPMSSGGMESLNHGLEINLVDNFVDENGPVTGDERNYAGEEEGMANMDISWLSLNSFYPNDVEVIARQPEALPAIPDQFELELRYEEEASRRRAEATQAILRRTAKRFARPNYLGESSGNRMSDQGKNSPGPFAEVLKLVREMTSKGESQDVIEWKPSVENLDHRISARLVPSLLDLSVKALAENAEGLVSLELVPDMLRRRLTDLLCDTCRMSVHVLNLLVKGYPTEIRIKNCSWLTDKQFHQAFNNCQTKNLMVLQLDLCGQIMLDLAFRDMLSRSSNKFSSLAIISLRGACRLSDSGLKELVLAAPNLLSINLGQCPILTCDGINNIADLLGPNLRELYIDDCPKIDAMLILPAFRKFKCLEVLSVGEIQGVTDEFVSELINSCGHSIKEFDFANCQELTDCSLKTIGSKCVDLRSLNVSYLHNLTDLGMEHLANSCKSMQKLKLCRNGFSDEAIASFLESCGGSLTELSLNNVRKVGPNTAFSLAKCSRKLLSLDLSWCRGITDESVGLIVDSCSSLKLLKVFGCKQITSVFLHGHSNPLVQILGLDLTPILNNLDLLEPEEMLLRYSSPPI